Proteins from one Kiritimatiellia bacterium genomic window:
- the infC gene encoding translation initiation factor IF-3, with protein MQTFVRVNNRIRVPEVRCIGPDGQQIGVITTREALERASREGMDLVEISPNAQPPVCRIMDYGKYKYEQEKKDKQARRHQSATRVKEIQFHPNVGDHDYQTKVRHTREFLQEGHRVKIGLFFRGRERAHEEIGFNVMNRVLKDCQDLGTPEQMPRFIGRAIFMLLCPKPGAKPRGAEAKPAPAALAVSPAQ; from the coding sequence ATTCAGACATTCGTTCGCGTAAACAACCGGATCCGGGTGCCCGAGGTGCGGTGCATCGGGCCGGACGGCCAGCAAATCGGCGTCATCACCACCCGCGAGGCCTTGGAACGGGCGTCCCGGGAAGGCATGGACCTGGTGGAGATCTCGCCCAACGCGCAGCCGCCCGTCTGCCGGATCATGGACTACGGCAAGTACAAGTACGAGCAGGAGAAGAAGGACAAGCAGGCGCGCCGCCACCAGTCGGCGACCCGGGTCAAGGAAATCCAGTTCCACCCGAACGTCGGCGACCACGACTACCAGACCAAGGTGCGCCACACCCGCGAATTCCTCCAGGAGGGCCACCGCGTGAAGATCGGCCTGTTCTTCCGCGGACGCGAACGCGCCCACGAGGAGATCGGGTTCAACGTGATGAACCGGGTCCTGAAGGATTGCCAGGACCTCGGGACGCCGGAGCAGATGCCCCGCTTCATCGGCCGGGCCATCTTCATGCTCCTGTGCCCGAAGCCCGGGGCCAAACCCCGGGGCGCGGAGGCCAAGCCGGCCCCCGCGGCGCTGGCGGTTTCGCCCGCACAATAG
- a CDS encoding YdcF family protein translates to MISAPRFRRVLFAALAGPGAAAWAVLLLGFTSLPWRCYRWLGSDEFTLAADPRYIVVLGGGGIPSESGLMRTYRAAEEARRFPGAAVILALPVEGEFASSGTGRMQAELVLRGIAAERILIEPEGRNTREQALNVRRLLEEDPPDVPVLLVTSPEHLRRSLAAFRRAGLTAIAGSAVYGESLDSALAYGREELGGEARLPVHIESDSPLRYEFWNQLGYLGRSLRELAALAYYWAKGWI, encoded by the coding sequence ATGATCTCCGCTCCCCGGTTTCGGCGGGTCCTGTTTGCGGCGCTGGCGGGGCCGGGCGCGGCGGCCTGGGCCGTGTTGCTGCTGGGATTCACGTCGCTGCCGTGGCGCTGCTATCGCTGGCTGGGGTCCGACGAGTTCACGCTGGCCGCCGACCCGCGGTACATCGTGGTCCTGGGCGGCGGCGGCATCCCGAGCGAGTCGGGGTTGATGCGCACCTACCGGGCCGCGGAGGAGGCCCGGCGCTTCCCCGGCGCGGCGGTGATTCTGGCCCTGCCGGTCGAGGGCGAATTCGCGTCCAGCGGTACGGGCCGCATGCAGGCCGAACTGGTTTTACGCGGGATCGCGGCCGAACGCATCCTCATCGAGCCCGAAGGCCGGAACACGCGCGAGCAGGCGCTGAACGTGCGGCGCCTGCTGGAGGAGGACCCGCCCGACGTTCCCGTGCTGCTGGTGACCTCGCCGGAGCACTTGAGGCGCAGCCTGGCGGCGTTTCGAAGGGCGGGGCTCACGGCCATCGCCGGCTCGGCCGTCTACGGCGAATCGCTCGATTCGGCCCTGGCCTACGGCCGGGAAGAACTGGGCGGCGAGGCGCGGCTGCCCGTGCACATCGAGAGCGACTCGCCGCTGCGATACGAATTCTGGAACCAGCTCGGGTACCTTGGCCGGTCGCTTCGCGAACTGGCCGCGCTGGCATATTACTGGGCGAAGGGTTGGATCTGA
- the rpmI gene encoding 50S ribosomal protein L35 yields the protein MAGKYKTRKAVAKRFRKTAGGVIKHACGSRSHLLGHKSRKRKRQLRAGSTVSSADYGRISRSLPL from the coding sequence ATGGCCGGAAAATATAAAACCAGGAAGGCCGTCGCGAAGCGGTTTCGCAAGACCGCGGGCGGCGTCATCAAGCACGCGTGCGGCAGCCGGAGCCACCTGCTCGGCCACAAGAGCCGCAAGCGCAAGCGCCAGTTGCGCGCCGGGAGCACCGTCTCGAGCGCCGACTACGGCCGGATCAGCCGCAGCCTGCCTCTCTAA
- a CDS encoding threonine--tRNA ligase has product MKDESLSPLDTMRHSAAHVMAAAVCRLFENVQLDIGPATDDGFYYDFDLPHRLAPEDFPRIEEEMRKIIAENHAFERLEVSRAEAERLIRERGQHYKVERLADIPEGQPITFFRSGDFIDLCRGPHLPSTGGIKAIKLLSVAGSYYRGRETNPMLQRLYGTAFETEKNLEFYLKQIEEAKRRDHRVLGRDLDLFSMQEAVGPGLIHWHPRGARIRSIIEEFWRQEHFRNGYDLLYTPHIGRSGLWETSGHLGFYRESMYAPMKIDEVEYFIKPMNCPFHIQIYKTHKRSYRDLPLRWAELGTVYRYEKAGVLAGLFRVRGFTQDDAHIYCTPDQVEAEVLRAMQFAIRMWKTFGFSSMSAYLSTRPDKAVGEPERWEQATRSLEQALKEAGVPYEVDPGGGAFYGPKIDMRVKDAIGREWQMSTIQFDFNLPERFDMAYTGADGKDHRPYMVHRALFGSIERFFGILTEHYAGAFPLWLAPEQARVLPLTDKQTDYARSVAVALRDAGFRVGLDERPEKLGARIRDAQLMKIPYMLVAGGREAEAKTVAVRSRTEGDRGAVDLPALIAMWKAEEDSRGPAPG; this is encoded by the coding sequence ATGAAGGATGAGAGTCTGTCCCCCCTGGACACCATGCGCCACAGCGCGGCGCATGTCATGGCGGCGGCGGTGTGCCGCCTTTTCGAAAACGTCCAGCTCGATATCGGTCCCGCCACCGACGACGGTTTCTACTACGACTTCGACCTCCCGCACCGCCTTGCGCCCGAGGACTTTCCGCGGATCGAGGAGGAGATGCGGAAGATCATCGCGGAGAACCATGCCTTCGAGCGCCTCGAGGTCTCGCGCGCCGAGGCCGAGCGCCTGATCCGGGAGCGCGGCCAGCACTACAAGGTCGAGCGCCTCGCGGATATCCCCGAGGGCCAGCCGATCACGTTTTTCCGGAGCGGCGACTTCATCGACCTCTGCCGCGGCCCGCACCTGCCCTCGACCGGCGGGATCAAGGCCATCAAGCTGCTTTCCGTCGCGGGCTCGTACTACCGCGGCCGCGAGACCAACCCGATGCTCCAGCGCCTGTACGGCACGGCGTTCGAGACGGAAAAGAACCTGGAATTCTATCTCAAGCAGATCGAGGAGGCCAAGCGCCGCGACCACCGCGTGCTCGGCCGGGACCTGGACCTGTTCAGCATGCAGGAGGCGGTCGGGCCGGGCCTGATCCACTGGCACCCGCGCGGGGCGCGCATCCGTTCGATCATCGAGGAGTTCTGGAGGCAGGAGCATTTCCGGAACGGCTACGACCTGCTCTACACGCCGCACATCGGCCGCAGCGGGCTGTGGGAGACCTCCGGGCACCTCGGGTTCTACCGCGAGAGCATGTACGCGCCGATGAAGATCGACGAGGTCGAGTACTTCATCAAGCCGATGAACTGCCCGTTCCACATCCAGATCTACAAGACGCACAAGCGCTCGTACCGCGACCTGCCGCTGCGCTGGGCGGAGCTGGGCACGGTCTACCGCTACGAGAAGGCCGGCGTGCTCGCCGGGCTCTTCCGCGTCCGCGGCTTCACCCAGGACGACGCGCACATCTATTGCACGCCCGACCAGGTCGAGGCCGAGGTCCTGCGGGCCATGCAGTTCGCCATCCGCATGTGGAAGACCTTCGGGTTCTCCTCGATGTCGGCGTACCTCTCGACGCGGCCGGACAAGGCCGTCGGCGAGCCGGAGCGCTGGGAGCAGGCGACGCGCTCGCTGGAGCAGGCGCTGAAGGAGGCCGGCGTCCCGTACGAGGTGGACCCCGGCGGCGGGGCGTTCTATGGGCCGAAGATCGACATGCGCGTCAAGGACGCCATCGGCCGCGAGTGGCAGATGAGCACGATCCAGTTCGACTTCAACCTGCCCGAGCGGTTCGACATGGCCTACACGGGCGCGGACGGCAAGGACCATCGGCCCTACATGGTCCACCGCGCGCTCTTCGGCAGCATCGAGCGGTTCTTCGGTATCCTGACCGAGCACTATGCCGGGGCGTTTCCGCTCTGGCTGGCGCCCGAGCAGGCGCGCGTGCTGCCGCTGACGGACAAGCAGACGGACTACGCCCGCTCGGTGGCCGTCGCGCTGCGCGACGCGGGCTTCCGCGTCGGCCTGGACGAGCGGCCGGAGAAGCTGGGCGCGCGCATCCGCGACGCGCAGTTGATGAAGATTCCCTACATGCTCGTCGCCGGCGGCCGGGAGGCCGAGGCGAAGACCGTCGCGGTGCGGAGCCGGACGGAGGGCGACCGCGGGGCGGTGGACCTCCCCGCGCTGATCGCGATGTGGAAGGCCGAGGAGGACAGCCGGGGCCCGGCCCCGGGGTGA
- the rplT gene encoding 50S ribosomal protein L20 has protein sequence MSRATNAPASRRRRKRRLGLAKGFYGGRSKRFRMATEAVDRAMVQATKHRKLRKREFRNLWIVRLSAACRELGMTYSRFIEGVTKAGIRLNRKMLSEIAIRDPDGFASIVDMAKKQLA, from the coding sequence ATGTCCAGAGCCACGAACGCGCCGGCCTCGCGCCGGAGAAGGAAACGCCGCCTGGGTCTAGCCAAGGGATTTTACGGCGGGCGCAGCAAGCGCTTCCGCATGGCCACCGAGGCCGTGGACCGCGCCATGGTCCAGGCCACCAAGCACCGCAAGCTCCGCAAGCGCGAATTCCGCAACCTGTGGATCGTCCGCCTGTCCGCGGCCTGCCGCGAACTCGGGATGACCTACAGCCGGTTCATCGAGGGCGTCACCAAGGCCGGCATCCGGCTCAACCGAAAGATGCTCTCCGAGATCGCCATCCGCGACCCGGACGGGTTTGCCTCCATCGTGGACATGGCCAAGAAGCAGTTGGCCTGA
- the typA gene encoding translational GTPase TypA has protein sequence MSIAIRNIGIIAHVDHGKTTLVDGLLRQAGTFRDNEELVERVMDSMDLEREKGITIKAKNASIEWGGATINIVDTPGHADFGGEVERILTMVDGVLLLVDAAEGTQAQTRFVLRKAIEQGLAVVVVLNKVDRPNANVARVHDQVLELLLELHASESQFHAPFLYASARDGYAVRDLADERKDMTPLFETILSHIPAPKADPDAPFRMVISNLDWSDYIGRIAIGKVLAGSAKMGDSLVCIHKDGKRERAAITRVMTFRGLKTSESAVAVAGSIVGLAGFEDAHIGETVCDSEEREPEPVRQIDPPTIQMQFGVNDGPLSGREGRYLTARHLRERLVKETRLNVSIELYDTEQPNFFGVRARGALQIAILAETMRREGYELLVSRPEVIYREEGGVRQEPYETLWIETPDDILGDLLQHLAGRRAMVTKMEHHPHGVQIEAEAPTRGLIGLESALANLTSGRAVMSRLFKGYGPVTGDIRARGAGVLVSMEGGVATSYALDTLQLRGRMFIGPGEQVYEGMIVGDSARSGDLPVNPTRTKHLTNIRAAGKDDAIILEPPVELTIEKAIEFIAADEYVEVTPGHIRLRKKILNSIQRKRAGRAAAEL, from the coding sequence ATGAGCATCGCCATTCGAAATATCGGCATCATCGCCCACGTGGACCACGGCAAGACCACGCTGGTGGACGGCCTGCTGCGCCAGGCGGGGACCTTCCGCGACAACGAGGAGCTCGTCGAGCGGGTCATGGACTCGATGGACCTCGAGCGCGAGAAGGGGATCACCATCAAGGCCAAGAACGCCTCGATCGAGTGGGGCGGGGCGACGATCAACATCGTGGACACGCCCGGCCACGCGGACTTCGGCGGCGAGGTGGAACGCATCCTGACCATGGTGGACGGTGTGCTGCTGCTCGTGGACGCGGCCGAGGGCACGCAGGCCCAGACCCGCTTCGTCCTGCGCAAGGCGATCGAGCAGGGGCTGGCCGTCGTCGTCGTGCTCAACAAGGTGGACCGCCCGAACGCGAACGTCGCGCGCGTCCACGACCAGGTGCTGGAGCTCCTCCTCGAGCTGCACGCCAGCGAGTCCCAGTTCCACGCCCCCTTCCTCTATGCCAGCGCGCGCGACGGCTACGCCGTGCGCGACCTGGCGGACGAGCGGAAGGACATGACCCCGCTGTTCGAGACCATCTTGAGCCACATCCCCGCGCCGAAGGCCGACCCGGACGCGCCCTTCCGCATGGTGATCAGCAACCTCGACTGGAGCGACTACATCGGGCGCATCGCCATCGGCAAGGTGCTGGCCGGCTCGGCGAAGATGGGCGATTCGCTGGTGTGCATCCACAAGGACGGGAAGCGCGAGCGCGCGGCGATCACGCGGGTGATGACCTTCCGGGGCTTGAAGACGTCGGAGTCCGCGGTCGCCGTCGCGGGGTCGATCGTCGGCCTGGCGGGTTTCGAGGACGCGCACATCGGCGAGACGGTTTGCGACTCCGAGGAGCGCGAGCCCGAGCCGGTCCGGCAGATCGACCCGCCGACCATCCAGATGCAGTTCGGCGTCAACGACGGCCCGCTCTCCGGCCGCGAGGGCCGCTACCTGACCGCGCGGCACCTGCGCGAGCGCCTGGTCAAGGAGACCCGGCTGAACGTCTCGATCGAGCTGTACGACACGGAGCAGCCGAACTTCTTCGGCGTCCGGGCGCGCGGCGCGCTGCAGATCGCGATCCTCGCCGAGACGATGCGGCGCGAGGGCTACGAGCTGCTGGTCTCCCGCCCGGAGGTGATCTACCGCGAGGAGGGCGGCGTCCGGCAGGAGCCCTACGAGACCCTGTGGATCGAGACGCCCGACGACATCCTCGGCGACCTGCTGCAGCATCTCGCGGGCCGCCGGGCGATGGTGACGAAGATGGAGCACCACCCGCACGGCGTGCAGATCGAGGCCGAGGCGCCGACGCGCGGGCTGATCGGGCTCGAGAGCGCGCTGGCCAACCTGACGAGCGGCCGGGCGGTGATGAGCCGGCTGTTCAAGGGCTACGGGCCGGTCACCGGCGACATCCGCGCGCGCGGCGCGGGCGTGCTGGTATCCATGGAGGGCGGCGTGGCGACCTCGTACGCGCTGGACACGCTGCAGCTGCGCGGCCGGATGTTCATCGGGCCGGGCGAACAGGTCTACGAGGGCATGATCGTCGGCGACAGCGCCCGCAGCGGCGACCTTCCGGTGAATCCGACGCGGACCAAGCACCTGACGAACATCCGGGCGGCGGGCAAGGATGACGCGATCATCCTCGAGCCGCCCGTCGAACTGACGATCGAGAAGGCCATCGAGTTCATCGCCGCGGACGAGTACGTCGAGGTCACGCCGGGGCACATCCGGCTGCGCAAGAAGATACTCAACTCCATCCAGCGCAAGCGGGCCGGGCGGGCGGCGGCCGAGCTGTAG